One window from the genome of Bufo bufo chromosome 4, aBufBuf1.1, whole genome shotgun sequence encodes:
- the PPM1B gene encoding protein phosphatase 1B isoform X2 has protein sequence MGAFLDKPKTEKHNAHGAGNGLQYGLSSMQGWRVEMEDAHTAVVGIPPSLEDWSFFAVYDGHAGSRVANYCSSHLLEHITDNEDFRPTEMSGSNVEPSVENVKSGIRTGFLKIDEYMRNFADLRNGMDRSGSTAVAILISPSHVYFINCGDSRSVLYRSGQVCFSTQDHKPCNPREKERIQNAGGSVMIQRVNGSLAVSRALGDYDYKCVDGKGPTEQLVSPEPEVYEIVRAEDDEFIILACDGIWDVMSNEELCEFVKYRLQLTDDLEKVCNSVVDTCLHKGSRDNMSIVLVCFPNSPKVSEEAIKKDAELDKYLESRIEEIMTTAGEEGMPDLTHVMRILSAENVPHLPPGGGLAGKRSVIEDVYNRLNPHRENDGGAGDLEDPW, from the exons ATGGGGGCATTTTTGGACAAACCTAAAACTGAGAAACACAACGCTCATGGAGCTGGAAATGGTTTGCAGTACGGACTCAGCAGCATGCAGGGCTGGCGAGTCGAAATGGAAGATGCTCACACGGCTGTGGTGGGTATCCCTCCTAGCCTGGAAGACTGGTCCTTTTTTGCTGTTTATGACGGCCATGCTGGATCTCGTGTTGCAAATTACTGCTCATCGCACTTGCTAGAGCATATAACAGATAACGAAGACTTCAGGCCAACTGAAATGTCAGGATCCAACGTGGAGCCCTCTGTAGAAAATGTTAAAAGTGGCATTCGAACTGGATTTTTAAAAATTGACGAGTATATGCGCAACTTTGCTGATTTAAGGAATGGCATGGACAGAAGCGGCTCAACTGCGGTGGCCATCCTTATTTCACCGAGCCATGTGTATTTCATCAACTGTGGGGATTCTAGGTCTGTGTTGTACAGGAGCGGACAAGTTTGCTTTTCCACACAGGATCACAAACCTTGCAATCCAAGGGAGAAAGAAAGGATTCAAAATGCCGGAGGCAGCGTCATGATCCAGCGCGTCAACGGATCGTTAGCGGTTTCTCGTGCCCTCGGGGACTATGACTACAAATGTGTTGATGGCAAAGGCCCTACTGAGCAGCTTGTGTCTCCCGAGCCTGAGGTGTATGAGATTGTACGAGCAGAAGACGACGAATTTATAATATTAGCTTGCGACGGCATTTGGGATGTCATGAGTAATGAAGAGCTTTGTGAATTTGTCAAGTATAGGCTCCAGCTAACAGATGACCTTGAGAAAGTGTGCAATTCTGTAGTGGACACCTGTTTACATAAG GGAAGTCGTGATAACATGAGCATTGTACTTGTTTGCTTTCCGAACTCCCCTAAAGTTTCTGAAGAAGCTATCAAGAAAGACGCTGAGCTGGATAAATATTTAGAATCGAGAATTGAAG AAATCATGACAACTGCTGGGGAGGAAGGAATGCCAGATCTCACTCATGTAATGCGCATTTTATCAGCAGAGAACGTCCCACATTTACCACCTGGAGGTGGATTAGCTGGAAA acGCAGTGTTATTGAAGATGTCTATAATAGGTTGAATCCACATAGAGAGAATGATGGG
- the PPM1B gene encoding protein phosphatase 1B isoform X3, with protein sequence MGAFLDKPKTEKHNAHGAGNGLQYGLSSMQGWRVEMEDAHTAVVGIPPSLEDWSFFAVYDGHAGSRVANYCSSHLLEHITDNEDFRPTEMSGSNVEPSVENVKSGIRTGFLKIDEYMRNFADLRNGMDRSGSTAVAILISPSHVYFINCGDSRSVLYRSGQVCFSTQDHKPCNPREKERIQNAGGSVMIQRVNGSLAVSRALGDYDYKCVDGKGPTEQLVSPEPEVYEIVRAEDDEFIILACDGIWDVMSNEELCEFVKYRLQLTDDLEKVCNSVVDTCLHKGSRDNMSIVLVCFPNSPKVSEEAIKKDAELDKYLESRIEEIMTTAGEEGMPDLTHVMRILSAENVPHLPPGGGLAGKRSVIEDVYNRLNPHRENDGTGVLNLK encoded by the exons ATGGGGGCATTTTTGGACAAACCTAAAACTGAGAAACACAACGCTCATGGAGCTGGAAATGGTTTGCAGTACGGACTCAGCAGCATGCAGGGCTGGCGAGTCGAAATGGAAGATGCTCACACGGCTGTGGTGGGTATCCCTCCTAGCCTGGAAGACTGGTCCTTTTTTGCTGTTTATGACGGCCATGCTGGATCTCGTGTTGCAAATTACTGCTCATCGCACTTGCTAGAGCATATAACAGATAACGAAGACTTCAGGCCAACTGAAATGTCAGGATCCAACGTGGAGCCCTCTGTAGAAAATGTTAAAAGTGGCATTCGAACTGGATTTTTAAAAATTGACGAGTATATGCGCAACTTTGCTGATTTAAGGAATGGCATGGACAGAAGCGGCTCAACTGCGGTGGCCATCCTTATTTCACCGAGCCATGTGTATTTCATCAACTGTGGGGATTCTAGGTCTGTGTTGTACAGGAGCGGACAAGTTTGCTTTTCCACACAGGATCACAAACCTTGCAATCCAAGGGAGAAAGAAAGGATTCAAAATGCCGGAGGCAGCGTCATGATCCAGCGCGTCAACGGATCGTTAGCGGTTTCTCGTGCCCTCGGGGACTATGACTACAAATGTGTTGATGGCAAAGGCCCTACTGAGCAGCTTGTGTCTCCCGAGCCTGAGGTGTATGAGATTGTACGAGCAGAAGACGACGAATTTATAATATTAGCTTGCGACGGCATTTGGGATGTCATGAGTAATGAAGAGCTTTGTGAATTTGTCAAGTATAGGCTCCAGCTAACAGATGACCTTGAGAAAGTGTGCAATTCTGTAGTGGACACCTGTTTACATAAG GGAAGTCGTGATAACATGAGCATTGTACTTGTTTGCTTTCCGAACTCCCCTAAAGTTTCTGAAGAAGCTATCAAGAAAGACGCTGAGCTGGATAAATATTTAGAATCGAGAATTGAAG AAATCATGACAACTGCTGGGGAGGAAGGAATGCCAGATCTCACTCATGTAATGCGCATTTTATCAGCAGAGAACGTCCCACATTTACCACCTGGAGGTGGATTAGCTGGAAA acGCAGTGTTATTGAAGATGTCTATAATAGGTTGAATCCACATAGAGAGAATGATGGG